Proteins encoded together in one Carya illinoinensis cultivar Pawnee chromosome 3, C.illinoinensisPawnee_v1, whole genome shotgun sequence window:
- the LOC122304009 gene encoding uncharacterized protein LOC122304009 has protein sequence MNAVQSVQSRKIMLSSPSSSSSIGKHTSSQLSCFYEVEVTLRYSNTPRNPGRPFLGCPKYNNEGLPYCKFFKWADGALDVEQEIEDIKQYLLRKEEELRMDKIEF, from the exons ATGAATGCAGTTCAAAGTGTCCAATCGAG GAAAATTATGTTGTCATCACCTTCGTCTTCTTCATCCATTGGTAAACATACTTCGAGTCAACTTTCCTGCTTCTATGAGGTTGAGGTAACACTAAGATACTCAAATACTCCCAGAAATCCAGGACGACCCTTCTTAGGCTGTCCAAAGTACAACAATGAG GGCTTACCGTATTGCAAGTTCTTCAAGTGGGCGGATGGTGCTTTGGACGTAGAGCAAGAAATTGAAGATATAAAGCAATATCTATTAAGGAAGGAGGAAGAGCTGAGAATGGATAAAATTGAGTTCTGA
- the LOC122303555 gene encoding geranylgeranyl pyrophosphate synthase, chloroplastic-like — translation MSCASVHIRTLTKEDSTLKEEGHESKSTFNFQTYMIQKAKSINQALDAAIPLKEGQKIQEAMRYSLLAGGKRVRPVLCTAACELVGGSESMSMSAACAVEMIHTMSLIHDDLPCMDNDELRRGRPTNHKAFGEAIAVLAGDALLALAFEHIAVSTAGVPLTRVVRAIGELARSIGPEGLVAGQVADMSCEGLPVSEVGLEQLEFIHLHKTAALLEGSVVVGAILGGGSNEEVEKLRRFARCIGLLFQVVDDILDVTKSSEELGKTAGKDLVAGKATYPKLMGIEKSREFAEKLNKEAQSWLSGFDPEKAKPLLALANYIALRQN, via the coding sequence ATGAGCTGTGCGAGTGTGCATATACGTACCCTCACCAAGGAAGACAGTACTCTCAAAGAGGAAGGACATGAATCAAAATCCACTTTCAACTTCCAAACCTACATGATCCAGAAAGCCAAATCCATCAACCAAGCTCTAGACGCCGCTATTCCACTGAAAGAGGGCCAGAAGATCCAGGAGGCCATGCGCTACTCCCTTCTTGCCGGTGGCAAGCGTGTTCGCCCTGTTCTATGCACTGCTGCCTGTGAGCTCGTTGGCGGGTCCGAGTCCATGTCGATGTCCGCTGCATGTGCTGTCGAGATGATACACACCATGTCTCTGATCCACGACGATCTTCCTTGCATGGACAATGATGAGCTCCGCCGAGGAAGGCCAACGAACCACAAGGCTTTCGGCGAAGCTATTGCGGTTCTTGCCGGAGATGCGCTTCTGGCCTTGGCGTTCGAGCACATAGCAGTTTCCACCGCGGGCGTGCCGCTGACAAGAGTCGTCCGCGCAATCGGCGAGTTAGCCAGGTCGATAGGGCCGGAAGGGCTTGTTGCTGGGCAGGTAGCAGATATGAGTTGCGAAGGGCTCCCTGTCTCTGAAGTGGGGTTAGAACAGCTCGAATTCATTCATCTGCACAAGACAGCAGCATTGCTGGAAGGTTCGGTCGTTGTGGGAGCGATTCTGGGAGGAGGGTCGAACGAGGAGGTAGAGAAGTTAAGGAGGTTTGCAAGGTGTATTGGGTTGCTATTCCAGGTGGTCGACGACATTCTTGACGTGACAAAGTCGTCGGAGGAACTGGGGAAGACGGCCGGAAAGGACTTGGTAGCTGGAAAGGCTACGTATCCGAAGCTAATGGGGATCGAGAAGTCGAGGGAATTTGCCGAAAAACTGAACAAGGAAGCTCAGAGTTGGCTATCTGGATTTGATCCGGAAAAGGCCAAACCCTTGCTTGCTCTGGCCAATTACATTGCTCTTAGGCAAAACTAG